The DNA region TAAGACCATCGACGCCCAACCAGTGGAGGGCAAAGGGGGCTTCCACGGCGAGATTCTCGTAATGCCCGATAAAGTCGTAATGAATCTGGCATGGATTGGAAACAACGTTCAATGGAAGCCAGTGATCGTTTAGAACGTCCATAGCGATATTGCTACCGATATCGGTGATGTATTGAATATATTCTGCCAAAGTGATATTCATCCACGGTTTAACCTCTGCATCCGCGTATCTCTGCTCGTGATCGTACCCACGATAACGTTTGACGATCGCTCGGCCGATATATCTTTCCCACGTAGTCTGCAATCGCTTGAAATTGCGGAGTTTGCTGAGATAGCCAGACAGCATACGTGTTATGGGTTCTCGGACAAACAGTACCTTGCGATAACTTTGCAGACGGTAGGTTATTTCTGTTAAGTTGTCACGGAATCCTTTTAACGTAGATACCTGAGATTGGTACCCCCTGTGTGTTCTTCGCAAACTACTCATCACCGTCTTCCACGTCGTGCAGCCAACCTTTGGGATAAAGCCGAACAGGATCTTGTACTTGTCGTCAACGAGTAGGTGACCAACACTTTTGAAGACGTTCT from Diadema setosum chromosome 1, eeDiaSeto1, whole genome shotgun sequence includes:
- the LOC140227972 gene encoding carbohydrate sulfotransferase 14-like, coding for MLENVRTCFSTGPLAVVILCAVSLAYVMASFGSLASLQGRIPVRASFFQQGSEKWRPPQPANFQNASWYADMVVEQTRRRALVDQACEQANMSRKLDLGVDGKNVFKSVGHLLVDDKYKILFGFIPKVGCTTWKTVMSSLRRTHRGYQSQVSTLKGFRDNLTEITYRLQSYRKVLFVREPITRMLSGYLSKLRNFKRLQTTWERYIGRAIVKRYRGYDHEQRYADAEVKPWMNITLAEYIQYITDIGSNIAMDVLNDHWLPLNVVSNPCQIHYDFIGHYENLAVEAPFALHWLGVDGLIHFPEVHESHASNSLVEEYSQVPIHLLKKLSTYYSFDYKAFGYRINDTISYLIKGIFDQDEDL